A genome region from Salinigranum halophilum includes the following:
- a CDS encoding ATP-binding protein, with the protein MMISAGVFRGLTCKRRRSRRVTTGLSTAAPRYCPAELVDIERFSHSISANKTHRDQRGNMSLGDSTHKEILKKNYSKYRSRAEKARENNDQETAAQYYRKCADIVRQLADLETRDGLIRKRKELAENLSSAADKLEGKSPSGSADSGRRRGRAESDSDGGGEGLDAERYLVESPDMDFDDVGGMDDLKRTLRETIVDPLENPSLYERYGLGTINGVLLHGPPGTGKTFITRALAGMLGFNYIELEASDLTSSLVGEAASNVADVFDIAKANQPCLVFLDEIDAIATQRSGGMQKTMSESQMITQFLTEMSSLGDTDVVFIAATNLPDEIDGAAWRRFDKRIEVPPPDVDGREAVLEKHLRDRPVDDDVDLRHLAQNTDGYTPSDIAVIVDEAARKGLQETKRSDTFKPIAQRHLKEAILETTPSLEAWNE; encoded by the coding sequence ATGATGATATCGGCGGGAGTATTTCGGGGCCTAACCTGTAAGCGGCGACGATCCCGACGGGTCACGACTGGCTTATCCACAGCAGCACCTCGATACTGCCCCGCTGAACTGGTAGATATCGAGCGGTTTTCCCACTCCATATCGGCAAACAAAACACACCGCGACCAGAGAGGAAACATGTCACTTGGAGACAGTACACACAAAGAGATCCTCAAGAAGAACTACAGCAAGTACCGCTCACGAGCGGAGAAAGCTCGCGAAAACAACGATCAAGAGACGGCAGCACAGTACTATCGGAAGTGCGCGGATATCGTCCGTCAGTTAGCCGACCTCGAAACGCGAGACGGCCTCATCCGCAAGCGAAAGGAACTGGCCGAGAACCTCTCGTCAGCTGCCGACAAGCTCGAGGGAAAGTCGCCGAGCGGCTCCGCCGATTCCGGTCGCCGACGAGGCAGAGCTGAAAGCGACAGCGACGGGGGTGGGGAGGGACTCGATGCCGAGCGGTATCTCGTCGAATCGCCGGATATGGACTTCGACGATGTCGGTGGGATGGACGATCTCAAGCGGACCCTCCGTGAGACCATCGTCGACCCGCTTGAGAACCCGTCGCTCTACGAGCGATATGGCCTCGGAACGATCAACGGTGTCCTCCTCCACGGCCCGCCGGGCACCGGGAAGACGTTCATCACGCGGGCCCTCGCGGGGATGCTCGGATTCAACTACATCGAACTCGAAGCAAGCGACCTCACGAGTTCGCTCGTTGGGGAGGCCGCCAGCAACGTCGCGGACGTCTTCGACATCGCCAAAGCGAACCAGCCGTGTTTGGTCTTCCTCGACGAGATCGACGCGATCGCGACACAGCGTTCCGGCGGGATGCAGAAGACGATGAGCGAGAGCCAGATGATCACCCAGTTCCTCACAGAGATGTCGAGTCTCGGCGACACCGACGTCGTATTCATCGCGGCAACCAACCTCCCGGACGAGATCGATGGTGCCGCCTGGCGGCGGTTCGACAAACGCATCGAGGTGCCCCCGCCGGATGTCGACGGTCGTGAAGCGGTCTTGGAAAAACACCTCCGTGACCGGCCGGTCGACGACGATGTCGACCTTCGGCATCTCGCGCAGAACACTGACGGATACACCCCGAGTGATATCGCAGTGATCGTCGACGAGGCTGCCCGCAAGGGACTGCAGGAAACCAAGCGGAGCGATACGTTCAAGCCCATCGCGCAGCGACATCTCAAAGAAGCGATACTCGAAACGACTCCCAGCCTGGAGGCGTGGAACGAGTAA
- a CDS encoding coiled-coil domain-containing protein, producing MSQDCLEHLEKLRRPEKTVLDQYRDLASLSAVGERRRREMHNKLKANKQELIDEFIFECPKTLEGDQQDVVRSRFELARLMIVASFAWTGDGIDIDQIPVDLQGEFPDMAIETVGEFERYKQFSELDEDQINRRIRRLEGEVYELVKEYTSTQLSDLDDLLESSDVPGDIMRRLSERYDDRLEKMRQGFYMYVEEQGMVQMIGAIEDAMETVSEAQETSAKVDQELAAKIDHLSEQLSRGFERQEQQRRRELQAVERELASSSPDLEAIDRKLESLNVGTNESHNQALKKLQRAIAETESLREDLESNLDKLHEVREDSGSTGTDELASQVASIVDSEVAELETQREEVSAEIERLQQERTRLEASREHVQQRQQELQERINEIESSVSDDEGGLDGESVVTPTVARLLEMDYIGRFETSVHEARSIRLREEARKIPEGYWESRSERRNERPRLAEFLNESQNPEQFPVNTSARFTIDSSGFLGLGGSAEMVLEAAVCSDLEALATNGFDASPATLDDLLEHVNQSVYEAEMTEVDILLGIASPTGWSDSVREQIMQGELARTKYSRRLSIVLVDARTGELTYDASDPVASENARLFELPIDEELLADCEAAVEGRFDTAGFASEGVILDTVVEEDGYSPHIVKRTFDRLSARPEYEQQYVDTDLVLFES from the coding sequence ATGAGCCAGGACTGCCTCGAACACTTGGAAAAGCTGCGACGCCCCGAAAAGACGGTTCTGGACCAGTACAGAGACCTCGCATCCCTGTCTGCGGTAGGCGAGCGTCGACGTCGGGAAATGCACAATAAACTCAAAGCCAACAAACAGGAGTTGATCGACGAGTTCATATTCGAATGTCCAAAAACGCTCGAAGGCGACCAACAAGACGTCGTCAGAAGTCGGTTCGAACTCGCTCGCCTGATGATTGTCGCCAGCTTCGCCTGGACCGGTGATGGGATTGATATCGATCAGATCCCGGTAGATCTTCAAGGGGAGTTCCCCGACATGGCGATAGAGACGGTTGGGGAGTTCGAACGGTACAAACAGTTCTCCGAACTCGACGAGGATCAGATCAACCGCCGAATCCGACGGCTAGAAGGTGAGGTGTACGAGCTCGTTAAGGAGTACACCAGCACGCAACTCTCCGATCTCGACGACCTACTCGAATCGTCTGATGTGCCAGGAGACATCATGCGTCGCCTCTCTGAGCGGTACGACGACCGTCTGGAGAAGATGCGCCAAGGGTTCTACATGTATGTCGAGGAGCAGGGCATGGTGCAGATGATCGGCGCAATCGAAGACGCCATGGAGACGGTCTCAGAAGCACAGGAGACGAGTGCGAAAGTCGATCAAGAGTTGGCCGCCAAAATCGATCACCTGTCCGAACAGCTCTCCCGAGGGTTCGAACGCCAAGAACAACAGCGGCGTCGAGAGCTTCAGGCGGTCGAACGGGAGTTGGCGAGTTCGTCGCCGGATCTGGAGGCGATCGACCGAAAACTTGAATCCCTCAATGTAGGGACGAACGAGTCACACAACCAGGCACTCAAGAAGCTCCAGCGGGCGATCGCGGAGACGGAGTCGCTCCGGGAGGATCTCGAGTCGAATCTCGACAAACTCCACGAAGTCAGAGAAGATTCCGGCTCGACCGGCACTGACGAGCTCGCCTCGCAGGTTGCCTCGATCGTCGACAGTGAAGTTGCAGAACTCGAGACGCAGCGTGAGGAGGTCAGCGCCGAAATCGAGCGACTACAGCAGGAGCGTACCCGACTCGAAGCCTCGCGTGAACACGTCCAGCAACGCCAACAGGAGCTACAGGAGCGAATCAACGAGATCGAATCCTCTGTGTCCGACGATGAGGGTGGGCTGGACGGCGAGTCGGTGGTGACTCCGACCGTCGCCCGCCTGCTGGAGATGGATTACATCGGTCGATTCGAGACGTCCGTTCACGAGGCACGATCGATACGGCTCCGGGAGGAGGCGCGGAAGATTCCGGAGGGATACTGGGAATCTCGTTCGGAGCGTCGCAACGAGCGTCCCCGGCTGGCTGAGTTCCTCAACGAGTCTCAGAACCCGGAGCAGTTCCCTGTCAACACGAGTGCCAGATTCACTATCGACTCTTCTGGATTCCTCGGGCTCGGTGGCTCCGCCGAAATGGTTCTCGAAGCCGCTGTCTGTTCTGATCTCGAGGCGCTTGCAACGAACGGCTTCGATGCATCCCCGGCGACGCTCGACGACCTCCTGGAGCACGTCAACCAGAGCGTTTACGAGGCGGAGATGACCGAGGTCGATATCCTTCTGGGCATTGCGTCGCCGACCGGCTGGTCCGACTCGGTCCGAGAACAGATCATGCAGGGCGAGTTGGCGCGAACCAAATACAGCCGACGGCTGAGTATCGTCCTCGTCGACGCGCGGACGGGCGAGCTAACGTACGATGCGTCAGACCCGGTCGCCAGCGAGAACGCCCGGCTGTTCGAACTCCCGATCGACGAGGAGTTGCTGGCCGACTGCGAGGCGGCTGTCGAAGGACGCTTTGACACGGCCGGATTCGCAAGTGAGGGGGTTATCCTGGATACAGTCGTCGAAGAAGACGGCTACTCCCCACATATTGTCAAACGGACGTTCGATCGGCTGTCAGCGCGGCCTGAGTACGAGCAACAGTACGTGGATACCGACCTCGTGCTCTTCGAGAGCTGA
- a CDS encoding outer membrane protein assembly factor BamB family protein has product MADPRIPDLSTVASPPQRKISYEQLQDGKLLGSGGNAIVTRFELDGPPPNTVAVKEPRSPVDTIDTETAEAFIAEAQTWSRLDAIERNRPLFADCEHIVGIIDVGENLPWIAMEYMDGGSLENVLTSHPDGLPVAEALWIGECLCRGVKLAHDFGVAHLDLKPANVLFRTTPDDLWNIPKIADWGLSRVLLDESGSVDGLSVAYAAPEQFDAQQFGTPDKYTDIYQLGALVYALLTGNPPYTGGQASVMHNVVYGEAPAPPSARRDGLSATIDEAVLTALETSKPERFHGEVKRLEEELHRAREERTNTTASTSATPAETSTDEAQTRSNQQEETDEEPAAVDTQTENSTSTQHDWPMYRRTPSRWGHNPLTTGPNSPVTARWTYETGDLIQKSPVIVSDTVYVGSDDGFVYALDAETGEKKWGFQANARVRSSPAVVDGTVYVGVSEYMYALSADDGSKLWRFETDGEVYSSPTVVDDTIYFGSDDSRIYAVSKEGIENWTVETEGNVRQSPAVADESLYIGSGNDLYALGLNGGAERWQVRLENESVRGMFYVKGRYQSSPVVRNETVYAQGSNLYALSTENGDQNWHSNKSKHSVPPVVTDNTIYTIGSGGIIHALNANDRSNRWSQQLEYDVGGSPTVAGATVYIGSLDKNLYAFSTVDGMEQWRFESKGRVRSSPVVSDRTVYFNSGSKVYAVSSE; this is encoded by the coding sequence ATGGCTGATCCGCGGATTCCTGATCTCTCTACAGTCGCGAGCCCACCTCAACGCAAGATTTCGTACGAACAACTCCAGGATGGGAAACTCCTTGGCAGTGGTGGGAACGCGATCGTAACCAGGTTCGAGCTGGACGGGCCGCCGCCAAACACTGTCGCTGTCAAGGAACCACGGAGCCCTGTCGACACGATTGATACGGAGACGGCTGAGGCGTTCATCGCCGAGGCACAGACGTGGTCTCGACTCGATGCAATCGAGCGCAACCGTCCGCTGTTTGCCGACTGCGAACACATCGTCGGCATCATCGACGTCGGCGAGAATTTGCCCTGGATCGCGATGGAGTACATGGATGGAGGGAGTTTGGAAAACGTGCTTACTTCGCACCCGGATGGACTCCCCGTCGCGGAAGCACTGTGGATCGGCGAGTGCCTTTGTCGGGGGGTAAAGCTCGCCCACGACTTTGGGGTCGCACATCTCGACCTGAAGCCGGCGAACGTGTTGTTTCGGACGACACCGGACGATCTGTGGAACATCCCCAAGATCGCAGATTGGGGATTGTCCCGTGTACTGCTTGACGAATCGGGGAGTGTGGACGGCCTCTCGGTTGCGTACGCAGCGCCGGAACAGTTCGATGCACAGCAGTTCGGAACCCCGGACAAGTACACCGACATCTACCAGCTCGGCGCTCTCGTGTACGCACTACTCACTGGTAACCCACCATACACTGGGGGGCAGGCCAGCGTGATGCATAACGTCGTCTACGGCGAAGCGCCTGCGCCGCCGAGTGCTCGTCGAGATGGACTGTCGGCGACCATCGATGAGGCGGTTCTGACTGCACTTGAGACTAGTAAACCGGAGCGATTCCATGGGGAGGTCAAACGGCTCGAGGAGGAACTACACAGGGCACGTGAGGAGCGAACAAATACAACAGCGTCGACTTCTGCGACACCTGCTGAAACGTCGACGGATGAGGCGCAAACACGATCCAACCAGCAGGAGGAGACAGATGAGGAACCAGCAGCAGTAGACACACAGACTGAAAATAGTACATCAACACAACACGACTGGCCGATGTATAGGCGAACCCCGTCAAGGTGGGGTCACAATCCGCTGACGACGGGGCCGAACTCACCAGTCACCGCCCGCTGGACGTACGAGACTGGTGATCTGATCCAGAAGTCACCGGTGATCGTATCCGACACGGTGTACGTTGGGAGTGATGACGGATTCGTGTATGCGCTGGACGCGGAAACGGGGGAGAAAAAGTGGGGGTTCCAGGCGAATGCAAGGGTTCGATCGTCACCAGCCGTCGTCGACGGAACCGTCTATGTGGGCGTCAGCGAGTACATGTACGCTCTTTCGGCAGACGACGGGAGCAAGCTGTGGCGATTCGAAACGGACGGGGAGGTATATTCATCGCCCACCGTGGTGGATGACACGATTTACTTCGGGAGCGATGATTCTCGAATCTACGCGGTGTCGAAAGAGGGGATCGAGAACTGGACTGTTGAGACCGAGGGCAATGTACGTCAGTCGCCGGCCGTTGCGGACGAATCACTCTACATCGGGAGCGGTAATGACCTCTATGCGCTTGGTTTGAACGGTGGAGCTGAGCGGTGGCAGGTTCGACTCGAGAATGAATCCGTACGAGGGATGTTCTATGTCAAAGGAAGATATCAATCTTCCCCTGTAGTCAGGAATGAAACCGTTTACGCCCAGGGCTCAAATCTATATGCGTTGTCGACGGAAAATGGGGATCAAAACTGGCACTCGAATAAAAGCAAACACTCAGTACCTCCGGTCGTAACGGATAATACGATTTATACCATCGGTTCAGGGGGTATCATACACGCGTTGAATGCAAATGATAGAAGCAACCGCTGGTCCCAACAATTAGAGTATGATGTGGGGGGGTCACCAACTGTAGCAGGGGCGACTGTGTATATCGGGAGTCTGGATAAGAATTTATATGCGTTTTCAACCGTCGACGGAATGGAACAATGGCGGTTTGAATCCAAAGGGAGAGTGAGATCTTCACCCGTAGTCTCCGATAGAACCGTCTATTTCAATAGCGGAAGCAAAGTCTATGCAGTCAGTTCCGAGTGA
- a CDS encoding ISH3 family transposase, producing the protein MHTTSQADDQIHEDQLLNFLVNILTDAFSVELGENAEIDPEDIFEVLVGASADGTSASLLCEDSGDAPSGNDILHHLRSKFDLESVASTGNTLLQQDVVETLPEQVEVIADLHLRPYYGDEDDTDGLYHSEAKRGTTAFHAYATLYARVNNKRYTLAVRRLTDGDTASDVLAEFLGLLNTFEFDVKAVYLDSGFYDGKCLTLLQAHNFAYVLPIIRWGNTIKAELNQGWSREIEHDLTTEFDGPLVTVEFTVYIDCTYKNGKYDEHGVARHGYAADAPFIDMVTRAAWTTLAVRRAVPANQPPDDRFFR; encoded by the coding sequence GTGCATACGACCTCGCAAGCAGACGATCAGATACACGAAGACCAGCTTCTTAATTTCCTCGTCAACATCCTCACCGACGCGTTTAGCGTCGAACTCGGTGAGAACGCTGAGATCGATCCCGAGGACATCTTCGAGGTCCTCGTCGGCGCCAGCGCCGACGGAACCTCGGCCTCTTTGCTCTGCGAAGACAGTGGTGACGCACCGTCAGGCAACGACATTCTCCACCATCTCCGGTCGAAGTTCGATCTGGAATCGGTCGCTTCAACGGGGAATACGCTGCTTCAGCAGGACGTTGTCGAAACCCTCCCCGAGCAGGTGGAGGTCATCGCAGACCTCCACCTGCGGCCCTACTACGGTGACGAAGACGACACAGACGGTCTCTACCACTCGGAGGCGAAACGTGGAACGACGGCCTTCCACGCGTATGCGACGCTGTACGCACGCGTGAACAACAAACGCTACACGCTGGCGGTGCGCCGTCTGACCGACGGCGACACCGCCAGCGATGTCCTCGCGGAGTTTCTCGGTCTGCTCAACACCTTCGAGTTTGATGTCAAAGCGGTCTATCTTGACAGCGGCTTCTACGACGGGAAGTGTCTCACGCTCCTCCAAGCGCACAACTTCGCGTACGTCCTCCCGATCATCCGGTGGGGAAACACAATCAAGGCCGAACTCAATCAGGGATGGAGCCGTGAGATCGAACACGATCTCACTACAGAATTCGACGGTCCACTCGTGACCGTCGAATTCACGGTCTACATCGACTGTACCTACAAGAATGGGAAGTACGACGAGCACGGGGTGGCGCGTCACGGCTACGCCGCTGACGCGCCGTTCATCGACATGGTAACGCGGGCTGCGTGGACGACCCTCGCTGTGCGTCGGGCCGTCCCCGCGAACCAACCACCAGACGACCGGTTCTTCCGGTAA
- a CDS encoding PQQ-binding-like beta-propeller repeat protein — translation MEFVPPDTTTETTDLRSIVSNQTRDDEQTDYVMSELGTAGVDSAWELAAVDTDRVAEGSLLESQFINELLESVRDSIKGYLVTYTVVEAWRWRVADPPCADTPTEWPMFGGTQNNMRWGSLISPLETGETKWEFTTDDDVRSSPAVNGHLVLIGCDDGLVYGVNIVSGDTVWEYRPNTYVGKPVGRFRSSPTVTQSVLLLGRDAGELYALSSKSGSEQSKFKTENRIRTSPAVADGKVYIVGDSGKLHAKYIDRPDTYWTYHVGNKVRSSPAVSRDTVYFGCRDKHLYAIDAETGEEDWVLNTGAIVDSSPAVDGSHVYIGNDEGVIYSVDKQTGEVQWQYETGNTVTSSPAIVGNTVYYGNDDGNFYALNVDNGDEEWSQGFNSSVKIRYSPAIAEGFVFCANYDSLYALHPSTRDVVWSYSDHRIRSSPTVAHGTVFIGTEDGVSANKGVTGESDHLDV, via the coding sequence GTGGAGTTTGTTCCACCAGACACAACGACGGAAACAACTGATCTTCGAAGTATCGTCTCGAATCAGACACGAGACGATGAGCAAACCGACTATGTTATGAGTGAACTCGGAACAGCTGGCGTCGATTCAGCCTGGGAGTTAGCTGCTGTCGACACAGACCGAGTCGCCGAAGGAAGTCTTCTCGAATCCCAATTCATAAACGAGCTACTAGAAAGTGTGCGCGATTCGATCAAGGGTTATCTCGTCACGTACACCGTCGTCGAAGCTTGGAGATGGCGTGTCGCCGACCCCCCTTGTGCTGATACTCCCACCGAGTGGCCGATGTTCGGGGGCACTCAAAACAATATGCGATGGGGCTCGTTAATCAGTCCACTCGAAACTGGTGAAACAAAGTGGGAGTTTACTACTGACGACGATGTCCGTTCTTCGCCCGCAGTAAATGGCCATCTGGTTTTAATCGGTTGTGACGACGGACTAGTCTACGGAGTTAACATAGTATCTGGGGACACTGTGTGGGAGTACCGTCCCAATACATATGTTGGCAAGCCCGTAGGTCGGTTCAGGTCGTCTCCGACGGTAACACAATCTGTGCTATTACTCGGGCGTGATGCAGGAGAACTGTATGCATTATCGTCCAAATCAGGATCTGAACAGTCGAAATTCAAAACGGAAAATCGGATCCGAACGTCTCCAGCTGTAGCCGACGGCAAAGTCTACATTGTCGGCGACAGTGGGAAGCTTCATGCTAAATATATAGATCGTCCGGATACATATTGGACTTATCACGTCGGTAATAAGGTACGGAGCTCACCAGCTGTATCACGGGACACTGTTTATTTCGGATGCAGAGATAAACATCTATACGCAATCGATGCGGAGACCGGAGAAGAGGACTGGGTTCTCAATACTGGCGCAATCGTCGACTCATCTCCGGCGGTCGACGGCAGTCACGTGTACATCGGAAACGACGAAGGAGTCATCTACTCAGTCGACAAGCAGACTGGTGAGGTTCAGTGGCAGTATGAGACCGGAAACACTGTCACGTCCTCGCCAGCAATCGTAGGCAACACGGTGTACTACGGGAACGATGACGGGAATTTCTACGCGCTCAACGTCGACAATGGCGACGAAGAGTGGAGTCAGGGCTTCAATTCATCTGTTAAGATCCGATATTCCCCTGCCATCGCTGAGGGGTTCGTCTTCTGTGCTAATTATGACAGCCTCTATGCGCTACATCCCTCAACGAGGGACGTTGTGTGGTCGTACTCTGACCACCGCATTCGGTCGTCGCCGACAGTAGCGCATGGTACGGTTTTCATTGGAACTGAAGATGGAGTGAGTGCAAATAAAGGTGTAACCGGAGAGAGCGACCATTTGGATGTGTGA
- a CDS encoding transposase — MYSTEQSHHSPDELCHTTPRDGTSQCHRYLAGFVLCRAKPLVVAVTAVRGDEPKCDAVERLLNHVAALPFDVAGLLCDRGVYSGACIQRLRETAPVVLPVIRRGQRMAEKLETSISYWTEYAMYEGSERELRFPLAVCVSYRQGKRGKHGLLVRPYTACDQPDRTPKEVEALYRKRSAIETAFRTMREARARTTTTDPVVRLVFVLVSFLLRNLWLIVHWSVLATPRRASTIRLVPFRGIPRMEQPHS, encoded by the coding sequence ATCTATTCAACAGAGCAGTCACACCACTCTCCCGACGAACTCTGTCACACGACACCCCGTGATGGCACCTCACAGTGCCATCGCTACCTTGCTGGATTCGTCCTCTGTCGGGCGAAGCCGCTCGTCGTCGCCGTCACTGCGGTTCGTGGAGACGAACCAAAGTGCGACGCGGTTGAGCGACTGCTCAACCACGTCGCGGCACTTCCCTTCGATGTCGCTGGTCTCCTCTGTGACCGCGGGGTCTACAGCGGTGCGTGCATCCAGCGGTTGCGTGAGACTGCACCGGTCGTTCTCCCGGTTATCCGACGCGGTCAACGGATGGCCGAGAAACTGGAGACGTCAATCTCCTACTGGACGGAGTACGCGATGTACGAGGGAAGCGAGCGGGAACTGCGCTTCCCGCTCGCTGTCTGTGTCTCCTACCGACAGGGCAAGCGGGGGAAGCACGGGCTGCTTGTTCGTCCCTACACGGCGTGCGATCAACCAGATCGCACGCCGAAGGAGGTCGAAGCTCTCTACCGGAAACGATCAGCCATCGAGACAGCCTTTCGAACCATGCGCGAAGCACGTGCACGTACAACCACAACCGACCCGGTCGTTCGGTTGGTGTTCGTGCTGGTGAGTTTCCTGTTGCGGAATCTGTGGCTGATTGTCCACTGGAGCGTGCTCGCCACGCCGCGGCGGGCGAGCACTATCCGTCTGGTTCCGTTTCGAGGTATTCCGAGAATGGAGCAACCACACTCTTGA
- a CDS encoding serine/threonine-protein kinase, translating into MEPLSLTYDDLCVEEPIDSGRNPDVQRATVSTPEGEVTLAVKPPGLRETIHADRVERLLSEASTWDRLDNHYHVIGVVDWGPKPFPWIAMEFMDCGDLGVRAGTLPQSQALWTAIAVTEGVHHAHRRGVAHLDLKPANVLFRLVDGAWDVPKVGDWGLSKHLLDHSASVEGLSVEYAAPEQFDSAYGPADDLTDVYQLGAVFYELFTGRPPFEESPAAVMRAVLEETPTPPSEHADLPSDIDDILLRSLAKERTDRYESVLYLRDQLRTLYEQSRPVV; encoded by the coding sequence GTGGAACCGCTGTCGCTCACTTACGACGACCTTTGCGTCGAGGAGCCCATCGATTCCGGGAGGAACCCCGACGTCCAACGGGCGACGGTCTCCACCCCCGAGGGAGAGGTCACGCTGGCGGTCAAGCCCCCCGGGTTGAGGGAAACAATCCACGCCGACCGCGTCGAGCGGTTGCTCTCCGAAGCGTCGACGTGGGACCGACTGGACAACCACTACCACGTCATCGGCGTTGTCGACTGGGGGCCGAAGCCGTTCCCGTGGATTGCGATGGAATTCATGGACTGCGGCGACCTCGGCGTGCGAGCGGGTACGCTGCCACAATCGCAGGCGCTCTGGACCGCCATCGCGGTCACCGAAGGCGTTCACCACGCACACCGTCGTGGGGTGGCACACCTCGATCTGAAGCCTGCGAACGTCCTCTTCCGGTTGGTCGACGGCGCGTGGGACGTCCCGAAGGTGGGCGACTGGGGACTCTCGAAGCACCTCTTGGACCACTCCGCAAGCGTCGAGGGGCTGTCCGTCGAGTACGCTGCGCCCGAACAGTTTGACTCCGCGTACGGCCCTGCCGACGACCTGACGGACGTCTACCAACTCGGGGCCGTGTTCTACGAGCTGTTCACCGGCCGTCCCCCGTTCGAGGAGTCACCGGCGGCGGTGATGCGCGCGGTTCTGGAGGAGACGCCAACGCCGCCGAGCGAGCACGCGGACCTCCCGAGCGACATCGACGACATCCTCCTGCGTTCGCTGGCGAAAGAGCGGACCGACCGCTACGAGAGCGTCCTCTACCTCCGTGACCAACTCCGTACACTGTACGAGCAGTCACGTCCCGTCGTGTGA